In the genome of Cupriavidus malaysiensis, one region contains:
- a CDS encoding D-amino acid dehydrogenase, with translation MKVVVIGGGVIGTATAYWLNRQGAEVTLVEREPDVARQTSAGNAGVIAPGYVTPWAAPGMPAKILKYLLKPAAPVIFRPQLSLRQWRWIGRWLGNCELARYRVNKLRMQRVAYYSRACLHEFLRDHPLDYGRSQGYLQLFRSRYDEELARPALALLAEAGIPHRLLDAAQCVEIEPALARAPVAPLSGLYLPEDEAGDCAVFTRELRALCEQGGVRFRFGARVARLEAAGGRVSAVQLEQLEPLEPLEAGPQRLPCDALVMAAGVDSHTLLDPLGIALPLYPVKGYSATLQITDAEAAPRAAVMDESLKTAITRMGNQVRVAGTAELGDDRLALREASLKTLRQVMADWFPGAGDMAGARYWVGRRPMTPDGPPILGPTSHANLFLNVGHGSTGWAMSMGSGRVVADLVLGRKPEIDLDGLTLARY, from the coding sequence ATGAAAGTCGTAGTGATCGGCGGCGGCGTGATCGGCACGGCCACGGCGTACTGGCTCAACCGGCAGGGCGCCGAGGTGACCCTGGTCGAGCGCGAGCCCGACGTGGCGCGCCAGACCAGCGCCGGCAACGCGGGCGTGATCGCGCCCGGCTATGTCACGCCGTGGGCCGCGCCGGGCATGCCGGCCAAGATCCTGAAATACCTGCTGAAGCCGGCCGCGCCGGTCATCTTCCGGCCGCAGCTGAGCCTGCGCCAGTGGCGCTGGATCGGGCGCTGGCTGGGCAACTGCGAACTGGCGCGCTATCGCGTCAACAAGCTGCGCATGCAGCGCGTGGCCTACTACAGCCGCGCCTGCCTGCACGAATTCCTGCGCGACCACCCCCTCGACTACGGCCGCAGCCAAGGCTACCTGCAGCTGTTCCGCTCGCGCTACGACGAGGAGCTGGCCAGGCCGGCGCTGGCCTTGCTGGCCGAGGCCGGCATCCCGCACCGCCTGCTCGATGCCGCCCAGTGCGTCGAGATCGAGCCGGCGCTGGCGCGCGCGCCGGTGGCCCCGCTGTCCGGGCTCTACCTGCCCGAGGACGAGGCCGGCGACTGTGCGGTCTTCACGCGCGAACTGCGCGCCTTGTGCGAGCAGGGCGGCGTGCGCTTCCGCTTCGGCGCCCGCGTGGCGCGCCTCGAGGCGGCCGGCGGGCGGGTCAGTGCGGTGCAGCTGGAGCAGCTGGAGCCGCTGGAGCCGTTGGAGGCGGGGCCGCAGCGCCTGCCCTGCGATGCGCTGGTGATGGCCGCCGGGGTCGACAGCCACACCCTGCTGGACCCGCTGGGCATCGCCCTGCCGCTCTATCCGGTCAAGGGCTATTCGGCCACGCTGCAGATCACCGATGCCGAGGCCGCGCCACGCGCCGCCGTCATGGACGAGTCGCTCAAGACGGCCATCACGCGCATGGGCAACCAGGTGCGCGTGGCCGGCACCGCCGAGCTGGGCGACGACCGCCTGGCCCTGCGCGAGGCCAGCCTGAAGACGCTGCGCCAGGTCATGGCGGACTGGTTCCCGGGCGCCGGCGACATGGCCGGCGCGCGTTACTGGGTGGGCCGGCGGCCGATGACGCCGGACGGCCCGCCCATCCTCGGCCCGACCTCGCACGCCAATCTCTTCCTGAACGTGGGGCACGGCTCCACCGGCTGGGCCATGTCGATGGGATCCGGCCGCGTGGTGGCGGACCTGGTGCTCGGGCGCAAGCCGGAGATCGACCTGGACGGCCTCACGCTGGCGAGGTACTGA
- a CDS encoding 2Fe-2S iron-sulfur cluster binding domain-containing protein codes for MHTVEIADSGQRYPCDPGQNLLRAMEVLGQRGIPAGCRGGGCGVCKVRIESGRYRTGKMSRACLSEAEQGQGLVLACKAFPDSDIRLRPAALLARCLDKAR; via the coding sequence ATGCATACGGTGGAGATTGCGGACAGCGGGCAGCGCTACCCCTGCGACCCGGGGCAGAACCTGCTGCGTGCCATGGAAGTGCTGGGGCAGCGCGGCATCCCCGCGGGCTGCCGCGGCGGCGGCTGCGGCGTCTGCAAGGTCCGCATCGAGTCGGGGCGCTACCGCACCGGCAAGATGAGCCGCGCCTGCCTGTCGGAGGCGGAGCAGGGGCAGGGGCTGGTGCTGGCCTGCAAGGCATTTCCCGACAGCGATATCCGCTTGCGGCCGGCGGCGCTGCTGGCGCGTTGCCTGGACAAGGCGCGCTAG
- a CDS encoding NADH:ubiquinone reductase (Na(+)-transporting) subunit F has translation MYSLTIEPIGQTIPIAPGQTVLDACLRSGVWLPHACCHGLCATCKVQVVEGEVDQGEASSFALMDFERDNGQCLACCATAQSDLTIEADIEEDADALGLPLADYEAEVVDVRALTPTIRGIWLRVKGGAKVAFQAGQYLNLQVPGCDQPRAFSLANAPDEELVELHVRKVEGGQATGYLHERLAVGDALRFSAPYGRFFVRRSAQAPMLFLAGGSGLSSPRAMIRELLAAGETLPITLVQGARNRAELYCEDEFRALAERHPNFRYVPALSDEPADSAWQGARGFAHEALAALYADGDGRADFRGHKAYLCGPPPMIEACIRTLMQGRLFEADIHTEKFLSASDAQNSARSPLFKI, from the coding sequence ATGTATTCGCTGACCATCGAGCCGATCGGGCAGACCATCCCGATCGCACCCGGGCAGACCGTGCTGGATGCCTGCCTGCGCAGCGGCGTATGGCTGCCGCACGCCTGTTGCCACGGCTTGTGCGCCACCTGCAAGGTGCAGGTGGTGGAGGGCGAGGTCGACCAGGGCGAGGCTTCGAGCTTCGCGCTGATGGACTTCGAGCGCGACAACGGCCAGTGCCTGGCCTGCTGCGCCACCGCGCAGTCGGACCTGACCATCGAGGCCGACATCGAGGAGGACGCCGATGCGCTGGGCCTACCGTTGGCCGACTACGAGGCCGAAGTGGTGGACGTGCGCGCGCTTACACCGACCATCCGTGGCATCTGGCTGCGGGTCAAGGGCGGTGCGAAGGTGGCATTCCAGGCGGGCCAGTACCTGAACCTGCAGGTGCCGGGCTGCGACCAGCCGCGCGCCTTCTCGCTGGCCAATGCGCCGGATGAGGAACTGGTGGAACTGCATGTGCGCAAGGTGGAGGGCGGCCAGGCCACCGGCTACCTGCACGAGCGGCTGGCGGTCGGCGACGCCTTGCGCTTTTCCGCGCCCTACGGCCGCTTCTTCGTGCGCCGCTCGGCACAGGCGCCGATGCTGTTCCTGGCGGGCGGCTCCGGGCTGTCGAGCCCGCGCGCGATGATCCGCGAACTGCTGGCCGCTGGCGAGACCTTGCCGATCACGCTGGTGCAGGGCGCGCGCAACCGGGCCGAGCTGTACTGCGAGGACGAGTTCCGTGCGCTGGCCGAACGCCATCCGAACTTCCGCTACGTGCCGGCGCTGTCCGACGAGCCGGCCGACAGTGCCTGGCAGGGTGCGCGCGGCTTCGCGCACGAGGCGCTGGCCGCGCTCTATGCCGATGGCGACGGGCGCGCGGACTTCCGCGGCCACAAGGCCTACCTGTGCGGGCCGCCGCCGATGATCGAAGCCTGCATCCGCACCCTGATGCAGGGCCGGCTGTTCGAGGCGGACATCCATACCGAGAAGTTCCTGTCCGCGAGCGATGCGCAGAACAGCGCGCGCAGCCCGCTGTTCAAGATCTGA
- a CDS encoding amino acid ABC transporter permease, translating to MYQWDFGSLWAYRGIITAGVLTTLAYTAVVIVSGLLVGVLVGLGRVSSSRLLAGSLRAFVEVFRCTPVLVQLIWFYYALPVLLGIELTPGTAAVLALTLYGGAFYSEIVRGGIISIDPGQVEAGQALGMTRGQVMRRIVLPQAFRRMTPPLVSQSIMQLKNTSLLSVLAVPDLLYQGQVIAHDTYRPLEIYTLVAVIYFAILLPATMLAKRLEAKTTGA from the coding sequence ATGTATCAGTGGGATTTCGGTTCGCTGTGGGCGTACCGGGGCATCATCACGGCCGGCGTGCTGACCACGCTGGCCTACACCGCGGTGGTCATCGTCTCCGGCCTGCTGGTGGGGGTCCTGGTGGGCCTTGGGCGGGTCTCGTCGAGCCGGCTGCTGGCGGGCTCGCTGCGCGCCTTCGTGGAAGTGTTCCGCTGCACGCCGGTGCTGGTGCAGCTGATCTGGTTCTACTATGCGCTGCCGGTGCTGCTCGGCATCGAGCTGACGCCCGGCACCGCCGCGGTGCTGGCGCTGACCCTGTACGGCGGCGCCTTCTACTCGGAGATCGTGCGCGGCGGCATCATCTCCATCGATCCGGGCCAGGTCGAGGCCGGCCAGGCGCTCGGCATGACGCGCGGGCAGGTGATGCGCCGCATCGTGCTGCCGCAGGCCTTCCGCCGCATGACCCCGCCGCTGGTCAGCCAGTCCATCATGCAGCTCAAGAACACCTCGCTGCTGTCGGTGCTGGCGGTGCCCGACCTGCTCTACCAGGGCCAGGTGATCGCGCACGACACCTATCGCCCGCTCGAGATCTACACCCTGGTGGCCGTGATCTACTTCGCCATCCTGCTGCCCGCCACCATGCTGGCCAAGCGGCTGGAAGCGAAAACCACGGGAGCCTGA
- a CDS encoding phenol hydroxylase subunit P4, which yields MSVASIGEYRFEPADREAVFHGNRLLYVGWDQHLLFCAPHCFPFPPAMRLREVVEQVLPGVYGYHPDFGRIDWSRVEWLRGGRPWQPDLDATLEENGLGHKEVIRFRTPGLDGIGGSAS from the coding sequence ATGTCCGTCGCATCCATCGGTGAATACCGCTTCGAACCCGCCGACCGCGAGGCGGTGTTCCACGGCAACCGCCTGCTCTACGTCGGCTGGGACCAGCACCTGCTGTTCTGCGCGCCGCACTGCTTCCCCTTCCCGCCCGCGATGCGCCTGCGCGAGGTGGTCGAGCAGGTGCTGCCCGGCGTCTATGGCTACCACCCCGACTTCGGCCGCATCGACTGGAGCCGGGTCGAGTGGCTGCGCGGTGGCCGGCCCTGGCAGCCCGACCTCGACGCCACGCTGGAGGAGAACGGCCTCGGCCACAAGGAAGTGATCCGCTTCCGCACGCCCGGCCTGGACGGTATCGGCGGCAGCGCGAGCTGA
- a CDS encoding catechol 2,3-dioxygenase: MALTGVLRPGHVALRVLELEPALKHYIDVLGLQETGRDAQGRVYLKAWDEHDHHSVVLREADSPGMDYMGFRVDSDATLERLAGEVAASGLAQDCAWIPAGEHLRTGRRFRFTIPTGHAIELFADKDKLGCQTGDLNPDPWPDDLRGMAPSRFDHCLLYGDDLDGTVKLFRDVLGFSLAEEVVAGPERMVIGAFLTCSNKAHDIAFIRHPEKNRFHHASFQLDNWSEVLKAADIISKRDVSLDIGPTRHGITRGATIYFFDPSGNRNEVFAGGYIHYPDKPTITWTDNELGRAIFYHDRKLNDAFLNVLT; this comes from the coding sequence ATGGCATTGACTGGCGTATTGCGCCCGGGGCACGTGGCATTGCGCGTGCTGGAACTGGAACCGGCGCTGAAACACTATATCGACGTGCTCGGGCTGCAGGAGACCGGCCGCGACGCGCAGGGCCGCGTCTACCTGAAGGCCTGGGACGAGCACGACCATCACAGCGTGGTGCTGCGCGAGGCCGACAGCCCGGGCATGGACTACATGGGTTTCCGCGTCGACAGCGACGCCACGCTGGAGCGGCTGGCGGGCGAAGTGGCCGCCAGCGGGCTGGCGCAGGACTGCGCCTGGATTCCCGCCGGCGAGCACCTGCGCACCGGCCGGCGCTTCCGCTTCACCATCCCTACCGGCCATGCCATCGAGCTGTTCGCGGACAAGGACAAGCTCGGCTGCCAGACCGGCGACCTGAATCCGGACCCCTGGCCGGACGACCTGCGCGGCATGGCGCCGAGCCGCTTCGACCACTGCCTGTTGTACGGCGACGACCTCGACGGCACGGTCAAGCTGTTCCGCGACGTGCTGGGTTTCTCGCTGGCCGAGGAGGTGGTGGCGGGGCCGGAGCGGATGGTGATCGGCGCCTTCCTGACCTGCTCGAACAAGGCGCACGACATCGCCTTTATCCGCCACCCGGAGAAGAACCGCTTCCATCACGCTTCGTTCCAGCTCGACAACTGGAGCGAGGTGCTGAAGGCGGCCGACATCATCTCCAAGCGCGATGTATCGCTCGACATCGGTCCGACCCGGCACGGCATCACGCGCGGCGCCACCATCTACTTCTTCGACCCCTCGGGCAACCGCAACGAGGTCTTCGCCGGCGGCTATATCCATTACCCGGACAAGCCGACCATCACCTGGACCGATAACGAGCTGGGGCGGGCGATCTTCTATCACGACCGCAAGCTCAATGATGCCTTCTTGAATGTGTTGACCTGA
- a CDS encoding transporter substrate-binding domain-containing protein encodes MAITRRQFIEATLASGSALALPPAFADEPESTMARIKRTGRVRLGAINGASPYFSKDLATGEWRGFCIDFGRDLARHLGAQVEWVETTWGNAVLDVQTNKIDAQFAMAPTPQRREAVDFSNPLFQNLHTVVARKSLNIERWEQLNVPEMRIAVDVGSNHDQLATQLLPRANVQRFETSAAATMALQSGRVDCQILVVLLSTALLAKLPNIGHILYPTPPQTAVTNIGLRKQSDPAFVNALNAWLDEARKAGRIRETIVGNMQKLANVPPTAFPPQVRF; translated from the coding sequence ATGGCGATCACGCGCAGGCAGTTCATCGAAGCCACCCTCGCAAGCGGCTCGGCGCTCGCCCTCCCCCCGGCCTTCGCCGACGAGCCCGAATCGACCATGGCCCGCATCAAGCGCACCGGCCGCGTGCGCCTGGGCGCCATCAACGGCGCTTCGCCCTATTTCAGCAAGGACCTCGCCACCGGCGAATGGCGCGGCTTCTGCATCGATTTCGGGCGCGACCTGGCCAGGCACCTGGGCGCGCAGGTCGAATGGGTGGAGACCACCTGGGGCAATGCCGTGCTGGACGTGCAGACCAACAAGATCGACGCCCAGTTCGCCATGGCGCCCACGCCGCAGCGGCGCGAGGCGGTCGACTTCAGCAATCCGCTGTTCCAGAACCTGCACACGGTGGTGGCGCGCAAGTCGCTGAACATCGAGCGCTGGGAGCAGCTCAACGTGCCCGAGATGCGCATCGCGGTGGACGTCGGCTCCAACCACGACCAGCTCGCCACCCAGCTGCTGCCGCGCGCCAACGTGCAGCGCTTCGAGACCTCGGCGGCCGCCACCATGGCGCTGCAGTCCGGCCGCGTCGACTGCCAGATCCTGGTGGTGCTGCTGTCCACCGCGCTGCTGGCCAAGCTGCCCAATATCGGCCACATCCTCTACCCCACGCCGCCGCAGACCGCGGTCACCAACATCGGCCTGCGCAAGCAGTCCGACCCGGCCTTCGTCAACGCGCTCAATGCCTGGCTGGACGAAGCACGCAAGGCCGGCCGCATCCGCGAGACCATCGTCGGCAATATGCAGAAGCTGGCCAACGTGCCGCCCACCGCCTTCCCGCCGCAAGTCCGCTTCTGA
- a CDS encoding amino acid ABC transporter ATP-binding protein: MPTEPMISIRGLKKRFGDVTVLRDISLEVGKGEVVALIGPSGSGKSTLLRCVNLLTTPCGGTIQVGAHRFDFDQPGGPRLGDRALAAFRARTGMVFQHFNLFPHMTAAENVMEGMVTVLGRPKAEARARALELLARVGLAERAGTYPDKLSGGQKQRVAIARALAMQPEVMLFDEATSALDPELVGEVLGVMRALADEGMTMMLVTHEIAFAREVADQVVFMRDGVVVEAGPPAQVIDAPREASTRAFLARVSGG; the protein is encoded by the coding sequence ATGCCAACCGAACCCATGATCTCGATCCGCGGCCTGAAGAAACGCTTCGGCGACGTCACCGTGCTGCGCGACATCAGCCTGGAGGTCGGCAAGGGCGAGGTGGTCGCGCTGATCGGCCCCTCGGGCTCCGGCAAGTCCACCCTGCTGCGCTGCGTCAACCTGCTGACCACGCCCTGCGGCGGCACCATCCAGGTCGGCGCGCACCGCTTCGACTTCGACCAGCCGGGCGGTCCCAGGCTCGGCGACCGCGCCCTGGCCGCCTTCCGCGCGCGCACCGGCATGGTGTTCCAGCACTTCAACCTGTTTCCCCACATGACCGCCGCGGAGAACGTCATGGAGGGCATGGTGACCGTGCTCGGACGCCCGAAGGCCGAAGCCCGCGCGCGGGCGCTGGAACTGCTGGCGCGCGTCGGCCTCGCCGAACGCGCCGGCACCTATCCCGACAAGCTCTCCGGCGGGCAGAAGCAGCGGGTCGCCATCGCACGCGCGCTGGCCATGCAGCCCGAAGTGATGCTGTTCGACGAAGCCACCTCGGCGCTCGACCCCGAACTGGTCGGCGAAGTGCTGGGCGTGATGCGCGCGCTGGCCGACGAGGGCATGACCATGATGCTGGTGACCCACGAGATCGCCTTCGCGCGCGAAGTGGCCGACCAGGTGGTCTTCATGCGCGACGGCGTGGTGGTCGAGGCCGGCCCGCCCGCGCAGGTCATCGACGCCCCGCGCGAGGCGTCCACGCGGGCCTTCCTGGCACGCGTCAGCGGCGGCTGA
- a CDS encoding 2-hydroxymuconate tautomerase produces the protein MPIMQVFLIEGRTEEQKARLIAALTDAAVESIGAPRETVRVMLQEMPKEHFGIGGKTAKELGR, from the coding sequence ATGCCCATCATGCAAGTCTTCCTGATCGAAGGCCGCACCGAAGAACAGAAGGCCCGCCTGATCGCCGCGCTGACCGATGCGGCGGTCGAGTCGATCGGCGCGCCGCGCGAAACGGTGCGGGTGATGCTGCAGGAAATGCCCAAGGAGCACTTCGGCATCGGCGGCAAGACAGCCAAGGAGCTGGGACGCTGA
- the dmpH gene encoding 2-oxo-3-hexenedioate decarboxylase, which translates to MNLTQETIRQLAEHLENAELQREAVRKITDAHPDMDWDDAYAIQDAIRARKEARGTRIAGLKMGLTSFAKMRQMGVSEPVYGFLTDYGACMDGAAIDTSGLIHPKVEAEIAFVLKRPLKGPGCHIGDVLAATDFVLPAVEVIDSRYENFRFDLKSVIADNTSSARFVTGGTSLGVEGLDLKNLGVVLEKNGEVVATAAGAAVLGHPANSVAMLANMLGARGRELPAGTFIMTGGVTEAVAVAAGDNVTVRYQRLGSVSMRFV; encoded by the coding sequence ATGAACCTGACACAAGAGACCATCCGGCAGCTCGCCGAGCACCTGGAGAACGCCGAGCTGCAGCGCGAGGCGGTACGCAAGATCACCGACGCCCATCCGGACATGGACTGGGACGACGCCTACGCGATCCAGGACGCCATCCGCGCGCGCAAGGAAGCGCGTGGCACGCGCATCGCCGGACTGAAGATGGGGCTGACCTCCTTTGCCAAGATGCGCCAGATGGGGGTGAGCGAGCCGGTCTACGGCTTCCTGACCGACTACGGCGCCTGCATGGACGGCGCGGCGATCGACACTTCCGGCCTGATCCATCCCAAGGTCGAAGCCGAGATCGCCTTCGTGCTCAAGCGGCCGTTGAAGGGCCCGGGCTGCCATATCGGCGACGTGCTGGCGGCGACGGATTTCGTGCTGCCGGCGGTGGAGGTGATCGATTCGCGCTATGAGAACTTCCGCTTCGACCTGAAGAGCGTGATCGCCGACAACACTTCGTCGGCGCGCTTCGTCACCGGCGGCACCAGCCTGGGGGTGGAAGGGCTGGACCTGAAGAATCTCGGCGTGGTGCTGGAGAAGAACGGCGAAGTGGTGGCGACCGCCGCCGGCGCCGCCGTGCTGGGCCATCCGGCCAACAGCGTGGCGATGCTGGCGAACATGCTGGGCGCGCGCGGGCGCGAGCTGCCGGCGGGCACCTTCATCATGACCGGCGGCGTGACGGAGGCGGTGGCGGTGGCCGCCGGCGACAACGTGACGGTGCGCTACCAGCGGCTGGGGTCGGTGTCGATGCGCTTTGTGTGA
- a CDS encoding 2-hydroxymuconic semialdehyde dehydrogenase produces MKDFQNFINGQWVATGRQFDDRNPVDNSLIGRVHEAGRAEVEAAVAAARAALAGPWGRMTVAQRVELLHAVADGINRRFDDFLQAEIADTGKPLSLASHVDIPRGAANFKVFADLIKNVPTESFAMATPDGGEAVNYAVRTPRGVIGVVCPWNLPLLLMTWKVGPALACGNTVVVKPSEETPATATLLGEVMNEVGVPPGVYNVVHGFGPDSAGAFLTEHPDVDGITFTGETRTGEAIMRAAARGVRPVSFELGGKNAGIVFADADFDKAVAGITRSAFENSGQVCLGTERVYVQRPIFERFVAALKAKAEGLKLGPPNEAGVTMGPLVSLEHREKVLSYYRKAAEAGATVVTGGGVPQMPGALAEGAWVQPTIWTGLPESAAVIREEIFGPCCHIAPFDTEEEVIALANDTPYGLAATVWTSDLGTAHRMGKALEVGICWINAWFLRDLRTAFGGAKQSGIGREGGVHSLEFYTELRNICVKL; encoded by the coding sequence ATGAAAGACTTCCAGAACTTCATCAACGGCCAGTGGGTCGCCACCGGCCGCCAATTCGATGACCGCAACCCGGTCGACAACAGCCTGATCGGGCGCGTGCACGAAGCCGGCCGCGCGGAGGTAGAGGCGGCGGTGGCCGCCGCGCGTGCCGCGCTCGCGGGCCCCTGGGGCCGCATGACGGTGGCCCAGCGCGTGGAACTGCTGCACGCGGTGGCCGACGGCATCAACCGCCGCTTCGATGACTTCCTGCAGGCGGAGATCGCCGATACCGGCAAGCCGCTGTCGCTGGCCAGCCATGTAGACATCCCGCGCGGCGCGGCCAACTTCAAGGTCTTCGCCGACCTGATCAAGAACGTGCCGACCGAGAGCTTTGCCATGGCCACGCCGGATGGCGGCGAAGCGGTCAACTACGCGGTGCGCACACCGCGCGGGGTGATCGGCGTGGTGTGCCCGTGGAACCTGCCGCTGCTGCTGATGACGTGGAAGGTCGGCCCGGCGCTGGCCTGCGGCAACACGGTGGTGGTCAAGCCCTCGGAGGAGACGCCCGCGACCGCCACGCTGCTGGGCGAGGTGATGAACGAGGTGGGCGTGCCACCCGGCGTCTACAACGTGGTGCACGGCTTCGGCCCGGACTCGGCGGGCGCTTTCCTCACCGAGCACCCGGATGTGGACGGCATCACCTTCACCGGCGAGACGCGCACCGGCGAGGCCATCATGCGCGCGGCGGCGCGCGGTGTGCGCCCGGTGTCGTTCGAGCTGGGCGGCAAGAACGCCGGCATCGTCTTCGCCGACGCGGACTTCGACAAGGCGGTGGCCGGCATCACGCGCTCGGCCTTCGAGAACAGCGGCCAGGTGTGCCTGGGCACCGAGCGGGTCTATGTGCAGCGGCCCATCTTCGAGCGCTTCGTCGCCGCGCTCAAGGCCAAGGCCGAAGGGCTCAAGCTGGGTCCGCCCAACGAGGCCGGCGTGACCATGGGCCCGCTGGTGTCGCTGGAGCACCGCGAGAAGGTCCTGTCCTACTACCGCAAGGCGGCCGAGGCGGGCGCCACCGTGGTGACCGGCGGCGGCGTGCCGCAGATGCCGGGCGCGCTGGCCGAGGGCGCCTGGGTGCAGCCGACCATCTGGACCGGCCTGCCCGAGAGCGCGGCGGTGATCCGCGAGGAGATCTTCGGGCCCTGCTGCCATATCGCGCCGTTCGACACCGAGGAGGAGGTGATCGCGCTGGCCAACGATACGCCCTACGGGCTGGCCGCCACGGTGTGGACTTCGGACCTGGGCACCGCGCACCGCATGGGCAAGGCGCTGGAGGTGGGCATCTGCTGGATCAACGCCTGGTTCCTGCGCGACCTGCGCACCGCCTTCGGCGGCGCCAAGCAATCCGGCATCGGCCGCGAGGGCGGGGTGCATTCGCTGGAGTTCTACACCGAGCTGCGCAATATCTGCGTGAAACTGTGA
- the dmpE gene encoding 2-oxopent-4-enoate hydratase: MEEALQQGLPAQQLREIGASLHQALVRRQAVAPLTERWPALSIDDAYRIQLAMVQHRLDAGERVIGKKIGVTSKVVMDMLDVRQPDFGHLLSGMVYPDGAAIEAATLIAPKAEGEIAFVLKEDLAGPGVTNADVLRATAFVLPCFEIVDSRIRDWKIRIQDTVADNASSGVFVLGDAAVDPRGLDLGTVGMTLEKNGEIVATGAGAAALGHPANAVAWLANTLGRLGIALKAGEVILSGSLAAMVPVQAGDQLRISLGGVGSAGVRFV; the protein is encoded by the coding sequence ATGGAAGAAGCCCTGCAACAAGGCCTGCCGGCGCAGCAACTGCGCGAGATCGGCGCCAGCCTGCACCAGGCCCTGGTGCGCCGCCAGGCGGTGGCGCCGCTGACCGAGCGCTGGCCGGCGCTGTCGATCGACGACGCCTACCGCATCCAGCTGGCCATGGTGCAGCACCGGCTGGATGCCGGCGAGCGCGTGATCGGCAAGAAGATCGGTGTCACTAGCAAGGTGGTGATGGACATGCTGGACGTGCGCCAGCCGGACTTCGGCCACCTGCTGTCGGGCATGGTCTATCCGGACGGCGCGGCCATCGAGGCTGCCACGCTGATCGCGCCCAAGGCCGAGGGCGAGATCGCCTTCGTGCTCAAGGAGGACCTGGCCGGTCCCGGCGTCACCAATGCCGACGTGCTGCGCGCCACCGCCTTCGTGCTGCCGTGCTTCGAGATCGTCGATTCCCGCATCCGCGACTGGAAGATCCGCATCCAGGACACGGTGGCCGACAACGCGTCCTCGGGGGTGTTCGTGCTGGGCGACGCGGCGGTGGACCCGCGCGGGCTGGACCTGGGCACGGTCGGCATGACGCTGGAGAAGAACGGCGAGATCGTCGCCACCGGAGCGGGCGCGGCCGCGCTCGGCCATCCGGCCAATGCGGTGGCGTGGCTGGCCAATACGCTGGGCCGGCTGGGCATCGCGCTGAAGGCGGGCGAGGTGATCCTGTCGGGCTCGCTGGCGGCGATGGTGCCGGTGCAGGCGGGCGACCAGCTGCGCATCAGCCTGGGCGGCGTCGGCTCGGCCGGCGTGCGCTTCGTCTGA